A single region of the Winslowiella toletana genome encodes:
- the lrp gene encoding leucine-responsive transcriptional regulator Lrp has translation MVDNKKRPGKDLDRIDRNILNELQKDGRISNVELSKRVGLSPTPCLERVRRLERQGFILGYTAQLNPHYLDASLLVFVEITLNRGAPDVFEQFNAAVQKLEETQECHLVSGDFDYLLKTRVPDMSAYRKLLGETLLRLPGVNDTRTYVVMEEVKQSNRLVIKTR, from the coding sequence ATGGTAGACAATAAAAAACGCCCCGGTAAAGATCTCGACAGAATCGACCGTAATATCCTCAATGAGCTGCAAAAGGATGGTCGAATTTCTAACGTCGAACTTTCCAAACGGGTTGGCTTATCGCCAACGCCGTGTCTTGAGCGCGTGCGTCGCCTGGAGCGTCAGGGTTTTATTCTTGGCTATACCGCGCAGCTGAACCCGCATTATCTTGATGCTTCACTGCTGGTTTTTGTTGAGATTACTCTGAATCGTGGTGCGCCCGACGTGTTTGAGCAATTTAACGCCGCAGTTCAAAAACTTGAGGAAACTCAAGAGTGTCACCTCGTTTCTGGCGATTTCGACTATCTGTTGAAAACGCGTGTTCCTGATATGTCGGCTTATCGTAAATTGCTGGGGGAAACCTTGCTGCGTCTGCCTGGTGTGAATGACACACGCACCTACGTTGTCATGGAAGAAGTGAAACAAAGTAACCGCTTAGTGATTAAAACGCGGTAA
- the clpA gene encoding ATP-dependent Clp protease ATP-binding subunit ClpA — protein sequence MLNQELELSLNMAFARAREHRHEFMTVEHLLLALLSNPSAREALEACTVDIVALRLELEAFIEQTTPVLPASEEERDTQPTLSFQRVLQRAVFHVQSSGRSEVSGANVLVAIFSEQESQAAYLLRKHEVSRLDVVNFISHGTRKDEPGQAPGAENPVNEEQAGGEERMENFTTNLNQLARVGGIDPLIGRDKELERAIQVLCRRRKNNPLLVGESGVGKTAIAEGLAWRIVQGDVPEVIKDCTIYSLDIGSLLAGTKYRGDFEKRFKALLKQLEQDTSSILFIDEIHTIIGAGAASGGQVDAANLIKPLLSSGKIRVMGSTTYQEFSNIFEKDRALARRFQKIDITEPSIDETVQILNGLKPKYEAHHDVRYTAKAVRAAVELAVKYINDRHLPDKAIDVIDEAGARSRLMPVSKRKKTVNVADIELVVARIARIPEKSVSATDRDTLKTLGDRLKMLVFGQDNAIEALTEAIKMSRAGLGQDRKPVGSFLFAGPTGVGKTEVTVQLAKALGIELLRFDMSEYMERHTVSRLIGAPPGYVGFDQGGLLTDAVIKHPHAVLLLDEIEKAHPDVFNLLLQVMDNGMLTDNNGRKADFRNVILVMTTNAGVRETERKSIGLIQQDNSTDAMEEIKKIFTPEFRNRLDNIIWFKHLSAEVIHQVVDKFIVELQAQLDAKGVSLEVSDEAREWLAVKGYDKAMGARPMARTVQESLKKPLANELLFGSLVDGGSVSVALDKENNQLTYHFLSAQKRKTEGTVH from the coding sequence ATGCTCAATCAAGAACTGGAACTCAGTTTAAACATGGCTTTCGCCAGAGCGCGCGAGCACCGTCATGAGTTTATGACCGTCGAGCATCTGTTGCTGGCACTGCTCAGCAACCCGTCGGCCAGAGAGGCACTGGAAGCCTGCACGGTGGATATTGTTGCTCTGCGTCTGGAGCTCGAAGCCTTCATCGAACAAACCACACCGGTGCTGCCAGCCAGCGAAGAGGAGCGCGACACTCAGCCGACGCTCAGCTTCCAGCGCGTGTTGCAGCGGGCGGTATTCCATGTTCAGTCATCCGGACGCAGTGAGGTTTCGGGCGCGAACGTGCTGGTGGCGATTTTCAGCGAACAGGAATCACAGGCGGCTTACCTGCTGCGTAAGCACGAAGTCAGCCGACTGGATGTGGTCAACTTTATCTCCCACGGTACGCGCAAAGATGAACCTGGCCAGGCGCCAGGGGCAGAAAATCCGGTTAACGAAGAGCAAGCAGGCGGGGAGGAACGTATGGAAAACTTCACCACCAACCTTAATCAGCTTGCTCGCGTTGGCGGTATCGATCCGCTGATCGGGCGCGATAAAGAGCTGGAACGCGCTATTCAGGTACTGTGCCGTCGCCGCAAAAATAACCCGCTGCTGGTGGGTGAGTCGGGCGTGGGTAAAACCGCCATTGCTGAAGGACTGGCCTGGCGCATTGTGCAGGGCGACGTGCCTGAAGTGATCAAGGACTGCACCATCTATTCGCTGGATATCGGTTCGCTGTTAGCCGGCACCAAATACCGTGGTGACTTTGAAAAACGTTTTAAAGCGTTGCTGAAACAGCTTGAGCAGGATACCAGCAGTATTCTGTTTATCGATGAGATCCACACCATTATTGGTGCGGGCGCGGCGTCAGGCGGGCAGGTCGATGCGGCCAACCTGATTAAACCGCTGCTGTCGAGCGGCAAAATCCGCGTGATGGGTTCGACGACTTATCAGGAATTCAGCAATATCTTCGAAAAAGATCGTGCGCTGGCGCGTCGTTTCCAGAAGATCGATATCACTGAGCCGTCGATCGATGAAACCGTGCAGATCCTCAATGGTCTGAAGCCGAAGTACGAAGCGCACCATGATGTACGCTATACCGCTAAAGCGGTGCGTGCAGCGGTTGAGCTGGCGGTGAAATATATCAATGACCGTCATTTGCCGGACAAAGCGATCGATGTGATCGATGAAGCCGGGGCGCGCAGCCGGTTGATGCCGGTGAGCAAGCGTAAGAAAACCGTTAATGTCGCCGATATCGAGTTAGTAGTGGCGCGCATTGCGCGTATTCCAGAGAAGAGTGTCTCGGCAACCGATCGTGATACGCTGAAAACGCTTGGCGACCGCCTGAAGATGCTGGTGTTCGGTCAGGATAATGCCATTGAGGCGTTAACCGAAGCGATTAAAATGAGTCGTGCTGGCCTGGGTCAGGATCGTAAACCGGTCGGTTCATTCCTGTTTGCTGGCCCAACTGGCGTTGGTAAAACCGAAGTGACCGTGCAGCTGGCGAAAGCGCTGGGGATTGAACTGCTGCGTTTTGATATGTCCGAATATATGGAACGTCACACCGTCAGCCGTTTAATTGGTGCGCCTCCGGGCTATGTCGGTTTCGATCAGGGCGGCCTGCTGACCGATGCGGTGATCAAACATCCGCATGCGGTTCTGCTGCTGGACGAAATTGAGAAAGCGCACCCGGATGTCTTTAACCTGCTGTTGCAGGTAATGGACAACGGTATGCTGACTGATAATAACGGTCGCAAAGCGGATTTCCGCAATGTGATTTTGGTGATGACCACTAACGCCGGCGTGCGTGAGACCGAGCGTAAGTCCATCGGCCTGATCCAGCAGGATAACAGTACCGATGCGATGGAAGAGATCAAAAAGATCTTTACCCCGGAATTCCGCAACCGTCTCGACAATATTATTTGGTTCAAACACCTGTCGGCAGAAGTCATCCATCAGGTGGTCGACAAGTTTATTGTTGAACTGCAGGCGCAGCTGGACGCGAAAGGCGTGTCGCTGGAAGTCAGTGATGAAGCCCGTGAATGGCTGGCAGTGAAGGGTTACGATAAAGCGATGGGCGCTCGTCCGATGGCGCGCACCGTGCAGGAGAGCCTGAAAAAACCGCTGGCTAACGAGCTGCTGTTTGGTTCGCTGGTAGATGGTGGGTCAGTGTCAGTGGCGCTGGATAAAGAGAATAACCAGCTCACTTATCACTTCCTGAGTGCGCAGAAGCGTAAAACCGAAGGTACGGTGCATTAA
- the cydD gene encoding heme ABC transporter permease/ATP-binding protein CydD, producing the protein MNKTRQQQLTRWLKQQSVHARRWLRLSFLLGLISALLIIAQAWLLASLLHKLVALNIPRSELVSDFMLLLSCFIVRAAIGWLRERVGFYCGLAIRRTLRKTVLDRLDKLGPAWIQGKPAGSWASLLLEQIEEMQDYYARYLPQMSLAVLIPCFILIAIFPINWASGVILLATAPLIPLFMALVGMGAADANRRNFLALSRLSGHFLDRLRGLETLRLFHRAAAETDNINTASESFRQRTMEVLRLAFLSSAVLEFFASLSIAIVAVYFGFSYLGELNFGHYGTGVTLFAGFLVLILAPEFFQPLRDLGTFYHAKAQAVGAADSLHTFLSETDEITVAQGERMLNADDALTLIASQLVILSPAGSVLAGPLTFTLQPGQRVALVGQSGAGKSSLLNVLSGFLPYQGSLTVNGIELRELSAGHWQQQLAWVGQNPQLPATTLRGNLLSGESGDTAQLQHAIQQAGVGEFLAQLPQGLDTEIGDHAARLSVGQAQRVAVARALLKPSRLMLLDEPGASLDSDSEHQVMRTLLQASQQQTTLLVTHQLNQLSQWDEIWVMRDGQLIQQGSWDALVAQNGPFAELLSQRQGAIE; encoded by the coding sequence ATGAACAAGACACGTCAACAACAACTTACCCGCTGGCTGAAACAACAGAGCGTGCATGCGCGCCGTTGGTTACGCCTCTCTTTTCTGCTTGGCCTGATCAGCGCGCTGTTAATCATTGCGCAAGCCTGGTTATTGGCGTCGCTGCTGCATAAGCTGGTTGCGCTTAATATTCCGCGTAGCGAATTAGTCAGCGATTTTATGCTGCTGTTAAGCTGCTTTATTGTCAGGGCGGCGATTGGCTGGCTGCGTGAACGTGTTGGCTTTTACTGTGGGCTGGCAATACGGCGCACGCTGCGTAAAACGGTATTAGATCGTCTGGATAAGTTAGGCCCGGCGTGGATTCAGGGTAAACCGGCCGGTAGCTGGGCAAGCCTGCTGCTGGAACAGATAGAAGAGATGCAGGATTACTATGCCCGCTATCTGCCGCAGATGTCGCTGGCAGTATTAATCCCCTGCTTTATTTTGATTGCCATCTTCCCGATCAACTGGGCATCTGGGGTTATTCTGTTGGCTACCGCCCCGCTAATCCCGCTGTTTATGGCGCTGGTAGGCATGGGGGCAGCGGATGCTAATCGCCGCAACTTTCTGGCGTTATCGCGTCTGAGCGGCCATTTTCTTGATCGATTACGGGGTCTGGAAACTTTACGCCTGTTCCACCGCGCCGCCGCTGAAACCGACAATATTAATACTGCCTCAGAGAGTTTTCGCCAGCGCACTATGGAAGTATTGCGCCTTGCCTTCCTCTCCTCGGCGGTTCTGGAATTTTTCGCGTCACTCTCTATTGCTATTGTGGCGGTCTACTTTGGTTTCTCCTATCTGGGTGAACTTAACTTCGGTCATTACGGCACCGGCGTTACGCTGTTTGCCGGTTTTCTGGTGCTGATCCTCGCACCGGAGTTTTTCCAGCCGCTGCGCGACCTCGGTACTTTTTATCATGCTAAAGCGCAGGCGGTAGGGGCTGCCGATTCGCTGCATACCTTCCTCAGCGAGACTGATGAAATCACCGTGGCACAAGGCGAGCGGATGCTTAACGCCGATGACGCGCTGACGCTGATCGCCAGCCAGCTGGTTATCCTGTCACCTGCTGGCTCAGTGCTGGCCGGGCCGCTTACTTTTACCCTGCAACCCGGGCAGCGGGTGGCGCTGGTCGGGCAAAGCGGCGCGGGTAAAAGCTCGCTGCTGAATGTTCTGTCTGGTTTTCTGCCCTATCAGGGTTCGTTGACGGTAAACGGTATTGAACTGCGTGAACTCAGCGCCGGGCACTGGCAGCAGCAGCTGGCGTGGGTTGGGCAAAATCCACAGTTACCGGCAACGACGCTGCGCGGCAATCTGCTGTCAGGTGAGTCGGGCGATACGGCGCAACTGCAGCACGCTATCCAGCAGGCTGGCGTCGGTGAGTTTCTGGCGCAACTGCCGCAGGGGCTGGATACTGAAATTGGCGATCATGCTGCCCGCCTGTCAGTGGGACAGGCGCAGCGCGTGGCGGTAGCACGTGCACTGCTGAAACCGTCGAGGCTGATGCTGCTCGATGAGCCAGGCGCCAGCCTCGACAGTGACAGTGAACATCAGGTGATGCGCACACTGTTGCAGGCTTCACAACAACAAACCACGCTGCTGGTCACTCATCAGCTGAATCAGCTGTCACAGTGGGATGAAATCTGGGTAATGCGCGATGGCCAGCTGATTCAGCAAGGCAGCTGGGATGCGCTGGTGGCGCAGAATGGGCCATTTGCCGAACTGTTATCTCAGCGCCAGGGAGCCATTGAATAA
- the aat gene encoding leucyl/phenylalanyl-tRNA--protein transferase, whose amino-acid sequence MRLIQLSRDSLNFPPAEMALKEPNGLLAMGGDLSPARLLNAYQRGIFPWFSPGDPILWWSPDPRAVMFPEQFHLSRSMKRFHRRSPYHVTLNQAFEAVIEGCASERHEGTWITPQVKQAWLKLFTMGNAQSVEVWLEDRLVGGLYGMALGKVFCGESMFSRSENASKTALLVFSQHFSQHGGELIDCQVLNPHTASLGAREISRADWLARLHSLAQQPVSNGCWQGQRLF is encoded by the coding sequence ATGCGACTGATCCAACTCTCACGTGACTCGCTGAATTTTCCGCCAGCCGAAATGGCGCTGAAAGAACCAAATGGCTTGCTGGCAATGGGCGGCGATCTCAGCCCTGCGCGCTTGCTTAATGCTTATCAGCGCGGAATTTTCCCGTGGTTCTCACCCGGCGATCCGATTCTCTGGTGGTCGCCCGATCCGCGCGCGGTAATGTTTCCCGAGCAGTTTCATCTCAGCCGCAGCATGAAACGCTTTCATCGCCGCTCCCCCTATCACGTCACCCTGAATCAGGCATTTGAGGCCGTGATTGAGGGCTGTGCCAGCGAACGCCATGAGGGAACCTGGATTACGCCACAGGTAAAACAGGCATGGCTGAAATTATTCACCATGGGCAATGCCCAGTCAGTCGAGGTGTGGCTTGAGGATCGCTTAGTCGGTGGCCTGTATGGGATGGCGCTGGGAAAAGTTTTCTGCGGCGAATCGATGTTCAGTCGAAGCGAAAATGCCTCAAAAACCGCGTTACTGGTGTTCAGCCAGCACTTTAGCCAGCATGGCGGGGAACTGATTGATTGTCAGGTATTAAATCCGCACACTGCCTCATTAGGCGCCAGAGAGATTTCACGCGCAGACTGGCTTGCACGGCTGCATTCGCTGGCACAACAGCCGGTGAGCAACGGCTGCTGGCAAGGGCAACGGCTTTTTTAA
- the infA gene encoding translation initiation factor IF-1 — protein MAKEDNIEMQGTVLDTLPNTMFRVELENGHVVTAHISGKMRKNYIRILTGDKVTVELTPYDLSKGRIVFRSR, from the coding sequence ATGGCCAAAGAAGACAATATTGAAATGCAAGGTACCGTACTTGATACGTTACCTAACACCATGTTCCGCGTTGAATTGGAAAACGGGCACGTGGTTACCGCTCATATCTCCGGTAAAATGCGCAAAAACTATATCCGCATCCTGACGGGCGACAAAGTCACTGTAGAGCTGACCCCGTACGACCTGAGCAAAGGCCGCATTGTCTTCCGTAGTCGCTGA
- the cydC gene encoding heme ABC transporter ATP-binding protein/permease CydC: protein MKALLPFLKLYRRHFVRLTLGVLLAIITLLASIGLLTLSGWFLAASSLAGFAGLYTFNYMLPAAGVRGAAITRTAARYFERLVSHDGTFRVLQHLRVFTFSKLLPLSPAGIARFRQGELLNLLVADVDTLDHLYLRVISPLVGALMVILLVTFGLSFLDSQLATTLGLIMLLTLLVMPPLFYRAGRPAGEAITLLRGQYRLQLIRWLQGSAELKIYGAASTYRARLDETERQWQKAQRQQASLGGLSQAMILLISGVTVTLLLWLSAGGVGEMTQPGALIALFVFCALASFEALAPVGAAFQHLGQVVASAVRVNQIIDQPAAVSFPQQQHARPDGMSVMLNNVSFSYPSATRPAINGVSLSVARGEKIALLGRTGCGKSTLLQLLTRAWDPQAGDILLAGLPLRDWDEASLRASTSVVSQRVHLFSQTLRDNLLLAAPASSDDALTAVLQQVGLGKLLENEEGLNAWVGEGGRQLSGGELRRLGIARALLHDSDLLLLDEPTEGLDAETERQILELLWQLGSSKTLIMVTHRLQGLDKLDRIYVMDQGAILEQGNHAELIARRGRYWHFHQRFAL from the coding sequence ATGAAAGCCCTTCTGCCTTTTCTGAAGCTCTATCGTCGACACTTTGTTCGCTTAACGCTGGGCGTACTGCTGGCGATCATCACCCTGCTGGCAAGCATCGGTTTGCTGACGCTATCGGGCTGGTTTCTCGCCGCCTCGTCGCTGGCGGGCTTTGCTGGCCTGTACACCTTTAATTATATGCTGCCGGCTGCTGGCGTGCGCGGCGCGGCGATTACCCGCACCGCGGCGCGTTATTTTGAGCGGCTGGTCAGTCACGACGGTACTTTCCGCGTGCTGCAACATTTGCGGGTGTTCACTTTCAGCAAATTGCTGCCGCTCTCCCCTGCCGGTATTGCGCGCTTTCGTCAGGGGGAATTACTCAATCTCCTGGTCGCGGACGTCGATACGCTCGATCATCTCTATTTACGGGTCATTTCACCGCTGGTCGGCGCATTGATGGTCATCCTGCTGGTGACCTTTGGCCTGAGCTTTCTGGACAGTCAACTGGCCACGACGCTTGGGCTGATTATGCTGCTGACGCTGCTGGTGATGCCGCCGCTATTTTATCGCGCCGGTCGTCCGGCAGGTGAAGCTATTACGCTGCTGCGCGGTCAGTATCGTCTGCAGCTGATTCGCTGGCTGCAGGGCAGCGCAGAACTGAAAATCTACGGTGCCGCCAGCACCTATCGTGCGCGTCTGGATGAGACCGAACGCCAGTGGCAAAAAGCGCAGCGTCAACAGGCCAGTCTGGGTGGATTATCACAGGCGATGATTCTGCTGATTAGCGGCGTGACCGTCACATTACTGCTGTGGCTCAGCGCCGGCGGAGTGGGTGAAATGACCCAGCCCGGCGCGCTGATTGCGCTTTTCGTGTTCTGCGCGCTGGCGTCGTTTGAAGCGCTGGCACCGGTAGGTGCAGCCTTCCAGCATTTAGGCCAGGTGGTGGCCTCTGCCGTGCGCGTCAACCAGATAATTGACCAGCCAGCGGCCGTCAGTTTTCCGCAGCAGCAACATGCCCGACCGGACGGCATGTCTGTGATGCTGAATAACGTCAGCTTCAGCTACCCTTCCGCCACTCGTCCGGCGATTAACGGCGTGTCGCTGTCGGTTGCCCGCGGAGAGAAGATTGCGCTACTGGGCCGCACCGGATGTGGCAAGTCGACGCTGTTGCAGCTGCTGACCCGCGCATGGGATCCACAAGCCGGTGACATACTGCTGGCAGGCCTGCCGCTGCGCGACTGGGATGAAGCCTCGCTGCGAGCCAGCACCAGCGTGGTCAGCCAGCGCGTGCATCTGTTCAGCCAGACACTGCGCGATAACCTGCTGTTGGCCGCGCCCGCCAGCAGTGATGATGCGCTGACTGCGGTTTTACAGCAGGTTGGCCTCGGTAAGCTGCTGGAGAACGAAGAAGGGCTGAATGCCTGGGTTGGTGAAGGTGGACGTCAGCTCTCCGGCGGTGAATTACGCCGTCTCGGTATTGCCCGCGCGCTGCTTCATGACAGCGATTTGCTGCTGCTGGATGAGCCGACCGAAGGGCTGGATGCCGAAACCGAGCGTCAGATCCTTGAGCTGCTGTGGCAACTGGGCAGCAGTAAAACGCTGATAATGGTCACTCACCGCTTGCAGGGGCTGGATAAACTCGACCGTATTTACGTGATGGATCAGGGAGCGATTCTTGAACAGGGGAATCATGCGGAATTGATTGCCAGACGTGGTCGTTACTGGCATTTTCACCAGCGCTTTGCGCTATAG
- the trxB gene encoding thioredoxin-disulfide reductase produces the protein MGTAKHSKLLILGSGPAGYTAAVYAARANLNPVLITGLEKGGQLTTTTDVENWPGDPSELTGPLLMERMHEHAVKFNTEIIFDHIHTVDLQNRPFRLTGDSGEYTADALIIATGASARYLGLPSEEAFKGKGVSACATCDGFFYRNQKVAVIGGGNTAVEEALYLANIAAEVHLIHRRDSFRAEKILIDRLMEKVKNGNIVLHTDRTLEEVVGDQMGVTGVRLRAVSGSEEIEQLDVAGLFVAIGHSPNTAIFNGQLELENGYIKVQSGIHGNATQTSIPGVFAAGDVMDHIYRQAITSAGTGCMAALDAERYLDGLVKNDK, from the coding sequence ATGGGCACGGCCAAACACAGTAAATTATTAATTCTGGGCTCTGGTCCAGCAGGCTATACCGCCGCAGTTTACGCAGCGCGCGCTAACCTGAATCCGGTGCTGATTACCGGTCTGGAAAAAGGCGGTCAGCTGACCACGACCACTGACGTGGAGAACTGGCCAGGCGATCCGAGCGAATTAACCGGCCCGCTGCTGATGGAACGCATGCATGAGCATGCGGTGAAGTTCAACACCGAGATTATTTTCGACCATATTCATACCGTTGATTTGCAGAATCGTCCGTTCCGTCTGACCGGCGACAGCGGTGAATACACCGCGGATGCTCTGATCATCGCAACCGGCGCGTCTGCTCGTTACCTGGGTCTGCCTTCGGAAGAAGCCTTCAAAGGCAAAGGCGTTTCCGCTTGTGCTACCTGTGACGGCTTTTTCTATCGTAACCAGAAAGTGGCGGTAATTGGCGGCGGCAATACTGCCGTTGAAGAAGCGCTTTATCTGGCAAATATCGCGGCAGAAGTTCATCTGATTCACCGCCGTGACAGCTTCCGTGCTGAAAAAATCCTGATCGACCGGCTGATGGAAAAAGTTAAAAACGGCAATATCGTGCTGCATACCGATCGGACGCTGGAAGAAGTGGTCGGCGATCAGATGGGCGTGACTGGTGTGCGTCTGCGTGCGGTTTCCGGAAGTGAAGAGATTGAACAGCTGGATGTTGCCGGCCTGTTTGTGGCGATTGGTCACAGTCCAAACACCGCTATCTTTAACGGTCAGCTGGAGCTGGAAAACGGTTATATCAAGGTTCAGTCGGGTATTCACGGCAATGCTACCCAGACCAGTATTCCTGGGGTGTTTGCCGCCGGTGACGTGATGGATCATATTTATCGCCAGGCGATTACTTCAGCCGGTACCGGTTGTATGGCAGCGCTCGACGCTGAACGCTATCTTGACGGATTAGTTAAGAACGATAAGTAA